The nucleotide sequence ACGTAGAAAAGCGTATCAAGAGAATCAAAATATTTAAGAACTTCTTCCGCATCCATCATCGTTGTGGTAACTCCACGAAGTCGTTTTGAAACTTGATAAAGATGCCGGATCTCTGCAAATAACCTTGCAGGATTATGACCTCCTCCGTTCAGTAAGTTCCCTTTAAGACGAAATTCTATGTTGGACTTTCTAATATCATTTGCTTTTAGTGAAGTCCAACATATTGTATAGAAAGCCCATGCCCGTTCTATGGAGTCTTGAGATTTAATTCTGGAGAAAGCTAGTTTTAGAGAGCTCTCCGAGTAAGGAGTAAATTCAATTTTTCTAATTAATTCTTTAGGTCGATCTCTCAGAGATTGGAAAAAATTATCAATATTAGGATCGAGGTCGTTTGCAATTTCAACAGTTGACCGCTCTTTGCTCAAGAGAACAGATCCGGCTCCGAAGCATGTTTCCACATAAGTCTTATGCTCAGGGAAGTGAGAAATTATCCACTCTCTCAGCCGGAATTTTCCACCGTTGTATTTTAAAGCAGGTCTAGAGATCATGACTCTCCTC is from Leptospira sp. GIMC2001 and encodes:
- a CDS encoding DNA adenine methylase encodes the protein MISRPALKYNGGKFRLREWIISHFPEHKTYVETCFGAGSVLLSKERSTVEIANDLDPNIDNFFQSLRDRPKELIRKIEFTPYSESSLKLAFSRIKSQDSIERAWAFYTICWTSLKANDIRKSNIEFRLKGNLLNGGGHNPARLFAEIRHLYQVSKRLRGVTTTMMDAEEVLKYFDSLDTLFYVDLPYLGESRNTKKLYNLELLDIESHTRILNACAQAKGMVIVSHYIHPLYDSILNNWEVVTKDTMSNSFAKGSGRKEKLRTEALYLSPSVSERLHPSLFREVI